Proteins encoded within one genomic window of Siniperca chuatsi isolate FFG_IHB_CAS linkage group LG4, ASM2008510v1, whole genome shotgun sequence:
- the LOC122875470 gene encoding anoctamin-10-like isoform X1 — MAAVVPFASCYASVQPLQLFGKGPRGGNNLSFLTYRGPRCTPRPRMACHAPKMTLRQICRMLKVMKQVRNREAAAAAAASLTMSLAGGDEGGTGSSSETAKQPENATPAEKVLSKPSATTIGPGWTKVSCPCCVSERVEPLVLVKLGQKVRPETKRWLIRLIGAPQKDGGAALLAHPGEDASGDIIVVSAPRCTLLRATEELGLCKTYRNEDMEAFSYNDRDNFKDSDNMEVFLTLAERQYIVKYELDGLRAQRDLRIPGLSDRYTLQHRDNIWQKLGSAGVIVDMFPLHNPGKLKDLSEAWYSGNQLAQPLDSVNGYFGSSVAFYFSFLDFYTWSLLPPAILGLSITYFSGEVQKEMEESVSGSGVTSFEDDSGSAVSGHMIQAVFSMLWSTVVMELWKRRSSSLSYRWGTLHLSERFAEPRPGFHGDVGVNPVTGRVEPLFPEWQRNLRMALVSVPVVGLFLGLVVLGMLCFYWGEAQVQQLHKDWDSLMSQTLLYMPSVLHIVYTNMLATAYKKVAQSLTEYENHREESAFENHLTAKVLVFTFFNYFAVLFHIAFFKQDVPLLRKRLASLLIVTQLVNQVTEVVIPFLVDRFISAPHRRESKDDPEEDKFRNQSTLPAFPGLFAEYIELLVQFGYLSLFSCVYPLTAVLLLINNLTEIRSDAYKICKLFRKPFSPPVANMGVWQIAFEVLSFASVVTNCWLLLLSPWFQELFQEGRMSSTNILLLAVLVEHVLILVKVVLAVLIPDEPDWIRKKREHIEYTSMQALRQQKLHSEES, encoded by the exons ATGGCTGCTGTCGTTCCT TTTGCATCCTGCTATGCCAGTGTTCAGCCCCTGCAGCTGTTTGGGAAAGGACCCAGAGGGGGCAACAATCTGTCATTCCTCACATACCGGGGCCCTCGCTGCACCCCGCGGCCCCGCATGGCATGCCACGCTCCCAAGATGACCCTTAGACAGATCTGTCGCATGCTGAAGGTGATGAAGCAGGTCAGGAACAGAGaggctgccgctgctgctgctgccag TCTCACCATGAGTTTGGCAGGTGGTGATGAAGGTGGcactggcagcagcagtgaaacAGCAAAGCAGCCAGAGAATGCGACTCCAGCAGAGAAGGTCCTGAGTAAACCGAGTGCCACCACTATTGGACCAGGCTGGACTAAAGTTAGTTGCCCCTGCTGTGTATCGGAGCGGGTGGAGCCATTGGTTCTGGTGAAACTTGGACAGAAAGTTCGCCCTGAGACGAAAAGGTGGCTCATCAGACTGATTGGAGCTCCTCAGAAAGATGGAG GTGCTGCATTACTGGCCCACCCGGGTGAGGATGCCAGTGGTGACATCATCGTGGTCTCCGCCCCACGCTGTACGTTACTTAGAGCCACTGAGGAGTTGGGACTATGTAAGACTTACCGCAACGAGGACATGGAAGCCTTCTCCTACAATGACAGAGACAACTTTAAAGATTCAG acaaCATGGAGGTGTTCCTGACCCTGGCGGAGCGGCAGTATATAGTGAAGTATGAGTTAGATGGTCTGAGGGCGCAGAGAGACCTGAGAATACCCGGCCTGTCTGACAGATACACACTGCAACACCGAGACAACATCT GGCAAAAGCTTGGGTCAGCTGGTGTTATTGTGGACATGTTTCCCCTCCACAACCCGGGCAAACTGAAGGATCTCAGTGAAGCCTGGTACTCTGGGAATCAGCTGGCTCAGCCCCTGG ATTCAGTCAATGGGTATTTTGGAAGCTCTGTGGCTTTTTACTTCAGCTTCCTTGATTTCTACACCTGGTCTCTGCTCCCACCCGCGATACTGGGCCTGTCCATCACATACTTCTCAG GTGAGGTTCagaaggagatggaggagtCAGTCTCTGGCTCAGGAGTAACAAGTTTTGAAGATGACTCAGGATCAGCTGTCAGCGGTCACATGATCCAGGCGGTGTTCAGCATGCTCTGGTCCACGGTGGTTATGGAGCTGTGGAAGCGTCGGAGCTCCTCCCTGTCCTACCGTTGGGGGACCCTGCACCTTTCAGAACGCTTTGCAGAGCCCCGGCCCGGTTTCCACGGCGACGTCGGGGTCAACCCTGTGACAGGTCGTGTGGAGCCACTCTTTCCTGAATGGCAGAGGAACCTGCGTATGGCACTGGTGTCAGTCCCAGTTGTGGGGCTGTTTCTAG GGTTGGTGGTCCTGGGTATGCTTTGTTTCTACTGGGGGGAGGCCCAGGTGCAACAGCTACACAAAGACTGGGACTCCCTGATGTCGCAGACTTTGCTCTACATGCCCTCAGTGCTTCACATCGTCTATACAAACATGCTAGCGACTGCTTACAAGAAGGTGGCACAGTCTCTGACTGAATATG AGAACCACAGAGAGGAGTCTGCCTTCGAGAACCATCTGACAGCCAAAGTCTTGGTG TTCACCTTCTTCAACTACTTTGCAGTGCTCTTCCACATCGCCTTCTTCAAGCAGGATGTGCCTTTGCTTCGAAAG CGTCTAGCATCTTTACTGATAGTGACCCAGCTGGTCAACCAGGTGACAGAGGTGGTCATACCCTTCCTGGTGGACCGGTTCATCAGCGCCCCCCATAGAAGAGAGAGTAAAGACGATCCAGAGGAGGACAAATTTAGGAACCAAAGCACCCTGCCTGCTTTCCCT GGCCTGTTTGCAGAGTACATTGAGCTGCTGGTGCAGTTTGGGTATTTGAGTCTTTTCTCCTGTGTGTATCCTCTGACGGCCGTGCTGCTGCTCATCAATAACCTAACGGAGATCCGATCAGATGCCTACAAGATCTGCAAACTCTTCCGCAAACCCTTCTCCCCCCCTGTGGCTAACATGGGCGTGTGGCAG ATAGCATTCGAGGTCCTGAGTTTTGCCTCCGTCGTGACCaactgctggctgctgctgctgtcaccatGGTTTCAAGAGCTGTTTCAGGAGGGCAGGATGAGCAGCACAAACATTCTGCTGTTGGCTGTTTTGGTGGAG catgTGCTGATCTTGGTTAAGGTAGTTTTGGCGGTACTGATCCCTGATGAACCGGACTGGATCcgaaaaaagagagagcataTTGAGTACACATCCATGCAGGCCTTGAGACAGCAG AAGCTGCATTCTGAAGAGTCCTGA
- the LOC122875470 gene encoding anoctamin-10-like isoform X2: MSLAGGDEGGTGSSSETAKQPENATPAEKVLSKPSATTIGPGWTKVSCPCCVSERVEPLVLVKLGQKVRPETKRWLIRLIGAPQKDGGAALLAHPGEDASGDIIVVSAPRCTLLRATEELGLCKTYRNEDMEAFSYNDRDNFKDSDNMEVFLTLAERQYIVKYELDGLRAQRDLRIPGLSDRYTLQHRDNIWQKLGSAGVIVDMFPLHNPGKLKDLSEAWYSGNQLAQPLDSVNGYFGSSVAFYFSFLDFYTWSLLPPAILGLSITYFSGEVQKEMEESVSGSGVTSFEDDSGSAVSGHMIQAVFSMLWSTVVMELWKRRSSSLSYRWGTLHLSERFAEPRPGFHGDVGVNPVTGRVEPLFPEWQRNLRMALVSVPVVGLFLGLVVLGMLCFYWGEAQVQQLHKDWDSLMSQTLLYMPSVLHIVYTNMLATAYKKVAQSLTEYENHREESAFENHLTAKVLVFTFFNYFAVLFHIAFFKQDVPLLRKRLASLLIVTQLVNQVTEVVIPFLVDRFISAPHRRESKDDPEEDKFRNQSTLPAFPGLFAEYIELLVQFGYLSLFSCVYPLTAVLLLINNLTEIRSDAYKICKLFRKPFSPPVANMGVWQIAFEVLSFASVVTNCWLLLLSPWFQELFQEGRMSSTNILLLAVLVEHVLILVKVVLAVLIPDEPDWIRKKREHIEYTSMQALRQQKLHSEES; encoded by the exons ATGAGTTTGGCAGGTGGTGATGAAGGTGGcactggcagcagcagtgaaacAGCAAAGCAGCCAGAGAATGCGACTCCAGCAGAGAAGGTCCTGAGTAAACCGAGTGCCACCACTATTGGACCAGGCTGGACTAAAGTTAGTTGCCCCTGCTGTGTATCGGAGCGGGTGGAGCCATTGGTTCTGGTGAAACTTGGACAGAAAGTTCGCCCTGAGACGAAAAGGTGGCTCATCAGACTGATTGGAGCTCCTCAGAAAGATGGAG GTGCTGCATTACTGGCCCACCCGGGTGAGGATGCCAGTGGTGACATCATCGTGGTCTCCGCCCCACGCTGTACGTTACTTAGAGCCACTGAGGAGTTGGGACTATGTAAGACTTACCGCAACGAGGACATGGAAGCCTTCTCCTACAATGACAGAGACAACTTTAAAGATTCAG acaaCATGGAGGTGTTCCTGACCCTGGCGGAGCGGCAGTATATAGTGAAGTATGAGTTAGATGGTCTGAGGGCGCAGAGAGACCTGAGAATACCCGGCCTGTCTGACAGATACACACTGCAACACCGAGACAACATCT GGCAAAAGCTTGGGTCAGCTGGTGTTATTGTGGACATGTTTCCCCTCCACAACCCGGGCAAACTGAAGGATCTCAGTGAAGCCTGGTACTCTGGGAATCAGCTGGCTCAGCCCCTGG ATTCAGTCAATGGGTATTTTGGAAGCTCTGTGGCTTTTTACTTCAGCTTCCTTGATTTCTACACCTGGTCTCTGCTCCCACCCGCGATACTGGGCCTGTCCATCACATACTTCTCAG GTGAGGTTCagaaggagatggaggagtCAGTCTCTGGCTCAGGAGTAACAAGTTTTGAAGATGACTCAGGATCAGCTGTCAGCGGTCACATGATCCAGGCGGTGTTCAGCATGCTCTGGTCCACGGTGGTTATGGAGCTGTGGAAGCGTCGGAGCTCCTCCCTGTCCTACCGTTGGGGGACCCTGCACCTTTCAGAACGCTTTGCAGAGCCCCGGCCCGGTTTCCACGGCGACGTCGGGGTCAACCCTGTGACAGGTCGTGTGGAGCCACTCTTTCCTGAATGGCAGAGGAACCTGCGTATGGCACTGGTGTCAGTCCCAGTTGTGGGGCTGTTTCTAG GGTTGGTGGTCCTGGGTATGCTTTGTTTCTACTGGGGGGAGGCCCAGGTGCAACAGCTACACAAAGACTGGGACTCCCTGATGTCGCAGACTTTGCTCTACATGCCCTCAGTGCTTCACATCGTCTATACAAACATGCTAGCGACTGCTTACAAGAAGGTGGCACAGTCTCTGACTGAATATG AGAACCACAGAGAGGAGTCTGCCTTCGAGAACCATCTGACAGCCAAAGTCTTGGTG TTCACCTTCTTCAACTACTTTGCAGTGCTCTTCCACATCGCCTTCTTCAAGCAGGATGTGCCTTTGCTTCGAAAG CGTCTAGCATCTTTACTGATAGTGACCCAGCTGGTCAACCAGGTGACAGAGGTGGTCATACCCTTCCTGGTGGACCGGTTCATCAGCGCCCCCCATAGAAGAGAGAGTAAAGACGATCCAGAGGAGGACAAATTTAGGAACCAAAGCACCCTGCCTGCTTTCCCT GGCCTGTTTGCAGAGTACATTGAGCTGCTGGTGCAGTTTGGGTATTTGAGTCTTTTCTCCTGTGTGTATCCTCTGACGGCCGTGCTGCTGCTCATCAATAACCTAACGGAGATCCGATCAGATGCCTACAAGATCTGCAAACTCTTCCGCAAACCCTTCTCCCCCCCTGTGGCTAACATGGGCGTGTGGCAG ATAGCATTCGAGGTCCTGAGTTTTGCCTCCGTCGTGACCaactgctggctgctgctgctgtcaccatGGTTTCAAGAGCTGTTTCAGGAGGGCAGGATGAGCAGCACAAACATTCTGCTGTTGGCTGTTTTGGTGGAG catgTGCTGATCTTGGTTAAGGTAGTTTTGGCGGTACTGATCCCTGATGAACCGGACTGGATCcgaaaaaagagagagcataTTGAGTACACATCCATGCAGGCCTTGAGACAGCAG AAGCTGCATTCTGAAGAGTCCTGA
- the snrkb gene encoding SNF related kinase b has translation MDSSGEITSAQDGHLDPRCSPSRSDLSGLYHLGRTLGRGHFAVVKLARHVNTGQLVAVKMIDKTKLDVMATSHLLQEVRCMRLVQHPNVVRLYEVIDTPTTLYLVMELAEGGDLYDYILRHEGGVAEGTAKRHFAQIVRGVAYCHQLHVVHRDLKPENVVFFPQQGAVKLTDFGFSNLFQPGTMLATSCGSLAYSAPEILLGEEYDAPAVDIWSLGVILYMLVCGVPPFQETNDSETLVMILDCRYCVPEHVSDDCRDLISRMLQKDPSCRASLEEIEAHHWLQGLDNALLSPEAPPHWLSGALSPSSPRSGVPECGDLLAARRPPQQAFPGPWQPSLSFTLRPPPAEEPPVTKNLPALQQICEEEEEEEEEEEEEEEEEEEVGSMAKEGEGLASLFVAEPEREAEEMLDGADDQEYREEKQNEEEELGSSVEIMEEEEDEQEEMAEMEMEIEKEDSGCVISDQPVSHGDKPVSQISEVPHLKSSLPGLGVPCCQGQPDSTSPEEGKDEETEPNNNTNKPPPLLPESSVPSIPANSCQTHSVRLTLNEKEAQKTGREGEQDEKTEEGGRVDLVTDRSQPHNALGTRDEAAPKVEQGKRHSIKLRERLFQFPLCEKALALNIPTHNKPKILPLAQYNCCHVL, from the exons ATGGACTCCTCTGGAGAAATAACCTCAGCTCAGGATGGACATCTTGACCCCAGGTGCAGCCCCAGTCGCTCTGATCTCAGTGGACTGTACCATCTGGGTCGGACGTTGGGCAGGGGCCACTTTGCTGTGGTCAAACTGGCTCGTCATGTCAACACCGGGCAACTCGTTGCTGTCAAGATGATTGACAAGACAAAACTTGATGTTATGGCAACAAGCCACCTCTTACAGGAAGTGAG GTGCATGAGGCTGGTGCAGCATCCCAACGTGGTTCGCCTCTACGAGGTCATCGACACACCCACCACCCTCTACCTGGTCATGGAGCTGGCCGAGGGAGGCGACCTCTACGACTACATCCTCCGCCATGAGGGAGGTGTGGCTGAGGGCACCGCCAAGCGTCATTTCGCCCAGATTGTGCGCGGTGTGGCGTACTGCCACCAGCTCCACGTGGTGCACCGGGATTTGAAGCCAGAGAATGTGGTGTTCTTTCCCCAACAGGGGGCAGTGAAGCTGACAGACTTTGGGTTCAGCAACTTATTCCAACCTGGGACAATGTTGGCCACCAGCTGTGGGTCGCTGGCGTACTCCGCTCCAGAGATTCTGCTGGGAGAAGAGTATGATGCTCCAGCTGTGg atATCTGGTCTCTTGGGGTGATCCTGTACATGTTGGTGTGTGGAGTCCCTCCCTTCCAGGAAACCAACGACAGTGAGACTCTGGTCATGATTCTGGACTGTCGCTACTGTGTCCCTGAACATGTCTCAGACGACTGCAGAGA TCTGATCTCCAGGATGCTCCAGAAGGATCCGTCTTGCCGCGCCTCACTCGAGGAGATCGAGGCCCATCACTGGCTGCAGGGGCTGGATAACGCCCTGCTCAGCCCAGAGGCCCCACCACACTGGCTCTCAGGGGCCCTCTCTCCCAGCTCGCCCCGCTCAGGAGTACCTGAGTGTGGGGACCTGCTCGCCGCGAGGCGCCCACCTCAGCAGGCTTTCCCTGGACCCTGGCAGCCTAGCCTCAGCTTCACCCTTCGTCCACCTCCAGCTGAAGAGCCTCCCGTCACCAAGAACCTGCCTGCGCTACAGCAGATctgtgaggaagaagaagaagaggaggaggaagaggaggaggaggaggaggaggaggaggaggtgggcaGCATGGCAAAAGAGGGTGAAGGTTTGGCATCTTTGTTTGTggcagagccagagagagaagcTGAGGAGATGCTTGATGGAGCAGATGATCAAGAGTACagggaagagaaacaaaatgaagaagaagaattagGAAGCTCAGTGGAGAtaatggaggaggaagaggatgagcaGGAAGAGATggcagagatggagatggaaaTAGAGAAAGAAGACAGTGGGTGTGTGATTTCAGACCAGCCAGTCAGTCATGGAGACAAGCCGGTCAGTCAGATATCTGAAGTCCCTCATCTGAAGTCATCTCTGCCTGGTTTGGGGGTACCGTGCTGCCAGGGGCAGCCGGACTCCACAAGCCCAGAGGAAGGAAAGGACGAGGAGACAGAACCtaacaacaacaccaacaaacctcctcctctgctccctgAATCCTCTGTCCCCTCCATCCCTGCAAACTCATGTCAGACTCATTCTGTCAGACTCACTCTGAATGAGAAGGAGGCacaaaaaacaggaagagaaggagaacaaGACGAGAAAACGGAGGAGGGTGGAAGAGTTGACCTCGTAACAGACAGATCTCAACCCCACAATGCTTTGGGGACCCGGGATGAGGCTGCCCCAAAGGTGGAGCAGGGGAAACGACATAGCATAAAGCTGCGTGAGAGACTCTTTCAGTTCCCTCTGTGTGAGAAAGCTCTGGCCTTAAACATACCAACACACAACAAGCCCAAGATCCTGCCGCTGGCTCAGTACAACTGCTGCCATGTGCTATAA